Proteins from a single region of Thiomicrorhabdus sp. Kp2:
- a CDS encoding ATP-binding cassette domain-containing protein — MALLFLRDISLSFGAAPLLDKISFQLEPNERVCIVGRNGEGKSSLLKVIEGLILPDGGTRIVQDGVKIAKLQQEVPHDTTGSVFHVIADGMGNIGHLLDQFHQLSLQLEQNYSDEILEQFTKTQQAIESQNGWELKQKVDTIISKLGLPEDSEFSTLSGGMKRRVLLAQALVQEPDVLLLDEPTNHLDIPSIQWLEGFLKNIRCSLIFITHDRAFLQALATRIIELDRGNLSNWQCDYHTYLERKAEVLEAEAKQNALFDKKLAQEEVWIRQGIKARRTRNEGRVRALEKLRETHQARRSQQGTANLQVNRAANSGKQVFEIEDLTFNFPKKPIVSHLSALIIRGDKVGIIGENGCGKSTLLALLLGKLQPDSGTVKLGTNIDIAYFDQHRAQLDENKPVVESVLEESDHVEINGQRKHVMSYLADFLFSPERARQQVKSLSGGERNRLLLARVFSKPSNLLILDEPTNDLDVETLELLEELLMNYQGTVLIVSHDRAFLNNVCTSSLVFDAPGVVNEYVGGYDDWLRQRPEQYTTLHKPIPKEQKTSATTIETEQATRPGSFETNASNNVKKPKKLSYKDQREYDALPELLETLEAELETLNEQMAQADFYQQGEEKVQATLKTLSDKETELEHAFERWEILEAMIMGEE, encoded by the coding sequence ATGGCCCTTCTATTTTTACGCGATATCTCACTCAGCTTTGGTGCCGCGCCTCTGCTCGATAAAATCTCTTTTCAACTTGAACCGAATGAGCGTGTCTGTATTGTTGGCCGTAATGGTGAAGGGAAATCGAGCTTATTAAAAGTGATTGAAGGTTTAATTCTGCCCGATGGCGGCACACGCATTGTGCAAGACGGTGTAAAAATTGCCAAACTTCAACAAGAAGTACCGCACGACACCACAGGTAGCGTGTTTCACGTGATTGCCGATGGTATGGGCAATATTGGGCATTTACTGGATCAATTTCATCAATTAAGCCTGCAACTTGAACAAAATTACAGCGACGAGATTTTAGAACAATTCACAAAAACCCAACAAGCGATTGAGTCGCAAAATGGTTGGGAGCTTAAACAAAAAGTGGATACCATTATCTCGAAACTCGGTCTGCCAGAAGACAGCGAATTTTCTACGCTTTCGGGCGGGATGAAACGCCGTGTATTATTAGCCCAGGCCTTAGTGCAAGAGCCTGATGTGTTATTGCTTGATGAGCCAACTAACCATTTGGATATTCCCTCCATTCAATGGTTAGAAGGCTTTTTGAAAAACATTCGCTGTTCTCTGATTTTTATTACCCACGACCGTGCTTTTTTACAAGCCCTAGCCACCCGTATTATTGAACTGGACCGTGGTAATTTAAGCAACTGGCAGTGTGATTACCACACCTACTTAGAACGCAAAGCCGAAGTGCTTGAGGCCGAAGCCAAACAAAACGCTCTGTTTGATAAAAAACTCGCGCAAGAAGAGGTGTGGATTCGTCAAGGTATAAAAGCGCGCCGTACCCGTAATGAAGGCCGAGTACGTGCTTTAGAAAAACTGCGTGAAACCCATCAAGCTCGCCGTTCGCAACAAGGTACGGCCAACTTACAAGTGAACCGTGCTGCCAATTCGGGTAAACAAGTCTTTGAGATTGAAGATTTAACCTTTAACTTTCCTAAAAAGCCGATTGTTAGCCACCTTAGCGCTCTGATTATTCGTGGCGATAAAGTCGGGATTATTGGTGAAAACGGTTGTGGTAAATCGACCTTATTGGCTTTGCTTTTAGGCAAATTACAACCCGATTCAGGTACAGTAAAACTCGGTACAAATATCGATATCGCTTATTTTGACCAACATCGTGCGCAACTCGATGAAAACAAACCCGTAGTTGAGAGTGTGTTAGAAGAGAGCGACCATGTCGAAATTAACGGCCAACGTAAACACGTGATGAGTTATTTGGCCGATTTTTTATTCTCGCCAGAACGTGCTAGACAACAAGTCAAATCACTATCGGGTGGAGAGCGTAACCGTTTATTGCTGGCTCGTGTTTTCTCAAAACCATCTAACCTCCTGATTTTGGATGAACCAACCAATGACCTGGATGTTGAAACTTTAGAACTGCTTGAAGAGTTATTGATGAACTATCAAGGTACCGTGTTAATCGTAAGTCACGACCGTGCTTTCTTAAACAACGTCTGTACCAGCAGTTTAGTGTTTGACGCCCCTGGCGTGGTCAATGAATATGTGGGTGGTTATGATGATTGGTTACGTCAACGCCCTGAGCAATATACTACGTTACACAAACCTATTCCAAAAGAACAAAAAACGTCTGCAACAACCATTGAAACTGAACAAGCTACCAGGCCTGGTAGTTTTGAAACAAACGCATCAAACAACGTTAAAAAACCTAAAAAACTCAGCTATAAAGACCAACGTGAATACGATGCGTTGCCTGAGTTATTAGAAACCTTAGAAGCAGAATTAGAAACCTTAAATGAGCAGATGGCGCAAGCCGATTTTTACCAGCAAGGTGAAGAGAAAGTACAAGCCACCCTTAAAACCCTAAGTGATAAAGAGACAGAGTTAGAACACGCCTTTGAGCGCTGGGAAATTTTAGAAGCGATGATAATGGGCGAAGAGTAA
- a CDS encoding spermidine synthase — MKYDGMTIHSVRDEYGLIEVVQNRSTRKLYFDSPIEQSCLYLNAPMTLNFEYQEKIIERVLAFANQHKKEQNLRVLMLGMGGGSMAHHLFHTLPNIQLTVVELRQAVIDCAYNYFHLPNEPEIEVVCEDAITFMAENNLENLKDNAQHYDVIIVDIFDANGLPSELSDKQLQENLWQNINSPGLVIFNLWYQWNQTHSNGKPVPTAETQQVINFWQNSTIENTDCTLNRYNIQSSQNLIAEILKN; from the coding sequence ATGAAATATGACGGTATGACCATTCATAGCGTGCGTGACGAATACGGCCTAATTGAAGTGGTACAAAATCGTTCTACTCGTAAACTGTATTTTGACTCACCGATTGAACAAAGCTGTTTGTATTTAAATGCGCCAATGACACTTAACTTTGAATATCAAGAAAAAATAATTGAGCGGGTATTGGCCTTTGCCAATCAGCATAAAAAAGAACAGAACTTGCGAGTGTTAATGCTTGGTATGGGTGGCGGTTCTATGGCGCACCATCTGTTTCATACGCTACCCAATATTCAACTGACTGTGGTCGAACTTCGCCAAGCGGTGATTGACTGCGCTTACAACTATTTTCATTTGCCTAATGAGCCAGAAATTGAGGTCGTGTGTGAAGATGCGATTACTTTTATGGCTGAAAATAATTTGGAAAACCTTAAAGACAACGCCCAGCACTATGATGTGATTATTGTGGATATTTTTGATGCCAACGGTTTGCCTTCTGAGCTGAGTGATAAACAGCTTCAAGAAAACCTTTGGCAAAATATCAATTCACCAGGCCTGGTAATTTTTAATTTGTGGTATCAATGGAATCAAACGCACAGTAATGGCAAACCCGTTCCCACTGCAGAAACCCAACAAGTCATCAATTTTTGGCAGAACAGTACGATTGAAAACACCGACTGCACACTTAACCGCTATAATATCCAGTCCAGTCAAAACTTGATTGCTGAAATTTTAAAAAATTAA
- a CDS encoding redoxin domain-containing protein, with amino-acid sequence MPSPNNQTDTPKEQKPKKPKKPKLWQKNWFKNIVWAVIFTGVFLTIRPYMQGDVIHGQAPKMQVTSITGKTLDLQAFNQQGKPVLVHIWATWCPICSVSKGGVEEIAKDFAVINIATQSADDEQLLTYASENEMNPNFIVNDLEGKWLKTFGAKAVPADFIIDPQGNIAFVEVGFTTAWGLRLRLWWAGLNKNQESAQ; translated from the coding sequence ATGCCATCTCCCAATAACCAAACCGACACACCAAAAGAGCAAAAACCAAAAAAACCAAAAAAACCAAAATTATGGCAAAAAAATTGGTTTAAAAACATAGTATGGGCGGTTATTTTTACAGGTGTTTTTCTTACGATTCGTCCCTATATGCAAGGTGATGTGATTCATGGTCAAGCCCCCAAAATGCAGGTAACCTCCATTACAGGCAAGACCTTAGATTTACAGGCGTTTAACCAACAAGGCAAACCTGTTTTAGTGCATATTTGGGCAACCTGGTGCCCAATTTGCAGCGTGAGCAAAGGCGGTGTTGAAGAGATTGCCAAAGATTTTGCGGTAATCAATATTGCCACCCAATCAGCCGATGACGAACAGTTGCTGACTTATGCATCAGAGAATGAGATGAACCCCAATTTTATTGTCAACGATTTAGAGGGTAAGTGGTTAAAAACATTCGGTGCTAAAGCGGTGCCTGCCGATTTCATTATTGACCCACAAGGCAATATCGCCTTTGTAGAAGTCGGCTTTACTACCGCTTGGGGCTTACGTTTGCGCCTTTGGTGGGCAGGTTTAAATAAAAACCAAGAGAGCGCACAATGA
- a CDS encoding thiopurine S-methyltransferase, translating into MEANFWHDMWASGVVGFQQPDVNGYLKNHWSKLKLNGSENVLVPLCGKSLDMIWLAQQGHSVLGIELSPKALAEFLAENKLNAEAIEQGNHCGYKMPDMTLLCGDFFHLTAEQCADIHVVYDRAALVALPPKMREQYVAHLQAILPKGSQFLLVTMEYDQNKMPGPPFSVSESEVMELFSPFASVNKVEEVAFSRKGINALEKVFIIQA; encoded by the coding sequence ATGGAAGCAAATTTTTGGCACGATATGTGGGCTAGCGGTGTAGTGGGTTTTCAACAGCCTGATGTAAATGGTTATTTAAAAAATCATTGGTCAAAATTAAAGCTTAATGGCAGCGAAAATGTACTGGTTCCATTGTGCGGGAAATCACTTGATATGATTTGGCTAGCGCAACAAGGCCATTCTGTTTTGGGTATTGAATTGAGTCCTAAAGCGTTGGCTGAGTTTTTGGCTGAAAACAAATTGAATGCAGAGGCAATTGAACAGGGCAATCATTGCGGATACAAAATGCCAGATATGACGCTGTTATGTGGCGATTTTTTTCATTTAACTGCTGAGCAGTGTGCGGATATTCATGTGGTGTATGACCGAGCGGCCTTAGTCGCTCTTCCTCCCAAAATGCGTGAACAATACGTTGCCCATTTACAGGCGATTTTACCTAAAGGCAGCCAGTTTTTATTGGTGACCATGGAGTATGACCAAAACAAAATGCCAGGGCCACCATTTTCAGTTTCAGAGTCAGAAGTGATGGAGTTGTTTAGCCCTTTTGCTAGTGTGAACAAAGTGGAAGAGGTGGCTTTTAGTCGTAAAGGAATCAATGCGTTAGAGAAGGTATTTATTATTCAAGCGTAG
- the yrfG gene encoding GMP/IMP nucleotidase: MQQTPTNTLIDWSNIETVLLDMDGTLLDLHFDWHFWMDVIPQAYADKNTVSVEHAKELIHNKIHSQTGTLNWYCLDYWTETLDLPIAELKRELRHQIKVHPEVMDFLAFLKKQNKTVIMVTNAHRDSLAIKLEMTEIGAYFDKLISAHDFGMPKEDITIWSEIQKVKPYNPKTTLLIDDNIHALTTAQNYGIRHLLCATFVSPKLDAIDPKDFPSFERYSEIMP; encoded by the coding sequence ATGCAGCAAACGCCAACAAACACTTTAATTGACTGGTCAAATATTGAAACCGTACTGCTTGATATGGACGGCACGCTGCTCGATTTACACTTTGACTGGCACTTTTGGATGGATGTCATTCCACAAGCGTATGCGGATAAAAATACGGTTTCTGTTGAACATGCCAAAGAGCTGATTCATAACAAAATTCATTCGCAAACAGGCACGCTTAATTGGTACTGCTTAGATTATTGGACAGAAACCCTGGATTTACCGATTGCTGAATTAAAACGCGAACTTCGCCATCAAATTAAAGTGCACCCAGAAGTCATGGACTTTTTAGCGTTTCTAAAAAAACAAAATAAAACCGTCATTATGGTTACCAATGCCCACCGAGATAGCTTAGCCATTAAGCTAGAGATGACAGAAATCGGTGCTTATTTTGATAAACTGATTTCTGCACACGATTTTGGCATGCCTAAAGAAGACATTACTATCTGGTCTGAGATTCAAAAAGTGAAACCTTACAATCCAAAAACCACGCTATTAATTGATGACAATATCCACGCATTAACCACGGCACAAAATTACGGTATTAGACACCTACTCTGTGCCACTTTTGTTAGCCCAAAACTGGATGCGATTGACCCAAAAGACTTCCCGAGTTTTGAACGTTATTCTGAAATTATGCCGTAG
- the nudE gene encoding ADP compounds hydrolase NudE, with product MSKKSSKKTPTILAENIAIQSRIFTVQSQEIEFSNGTQVIYERLLGSEDGAVLIIPLLEDDHILLIREYGAGVGRYELGFPKGKIDPGESWKEASIRESQEEIGHLPAEVKLLDSVSLAAGYMTHVTHIVLATGLSLQDAEGDEPEPLEVVKWHLSDWHALLEHPDFSEGRAYAALMLLLKERNYI from the coding sequence ATGTCTAAAAAATCGTCTAAAAAAACACCTACCATTCTAGCGGAAAACATTGCAATACAATCGCGGATTTTTACTGTGCAATCGCAAGAAATTGAGTTTTCAAATGGCACACAAGTTATTTATGAACGTCTGTTAGGCAGTGAAGACGGTGCGGTGTTGATTATACCGTTATTAGAAGATGACCATATTTTACTGATTCGCGAATATGGTGCGGGGGTTGGGCGTTATGAACTGGGGTTTCCAAAGGGTAAAATCGACCCAGGTGAGAGCTGGAAAGAGGCGAGTATTCGAGAAAGCCAAGAAGAGATTGGCCATTTGCCTGCAGAAGTAAAACTGCTCGATTCAGTCAGCTTGGCAGCGGGTTATATGACGCATGTTACTCATATTGTGTTGGCAACTGGGCTTTCGCTTCAAGACGCAGAAGGCGATGAACCCGAACCGCTTGAGGTGGTGAAATGGCACCTGTCTGACTGGCATGCTTTACTAGAACATCCCGACTTTAGTGAAGGGCGCGCTTATGCCGCTTTAATGCTTTTACTGAAAGAACGTAATTACATCTAA